One window from the genome of Nitrospirota bacterium encodes:
- a CDS encoding protein phosphatase CheZ, with protein MEQYIGFHLHTGEYGIPITRVREIINLPEITQIPQSPPYLRGITNLRGSVIPVVNLKHLIRVKDDGTGGRKVIVIASGRITFGLLVDGISGVISIDEAAIESPENLTQGHSDQVQGVAKLDGRLVVLLDIKKLIPLDDMSLLEDMAAEVSDAGADGARSVTRSVQTMGGEVRIRELLEARSSYEKTMRVAENDPRQEILNDIMCFMTAVSEQNYETADAAIQTIVKNGHGDLFKEVGKITRKLHDSIKSFREAVDPRLKDITRAEIPNAVDKLQFVIEKTEEAANKTMSVVEKYILRMDDLSGHIRKVQGPPETIEYLKVFKNGLEDDFTEILTTQSFQDLTGQTIKKVITLVNDIEGELVRLVTSFGVKIEPGSKEPAAAAEKVSQSDVDDLLKELGF; from the coding sequence GTGGAACAGTACATCGGGTTTCATCTTCACACGGGAGAATATGGGATCCCGATCACGCGGGTGCGCGAGATCATCAACCTGCCTGAGATCACCCAGATACCGCAGTCCCCGCCCTACCTCAGGGGCATTACGAACCTCCGCGGGAGCGTCATCCCCGTCGTGAACCTGAAGCATCTGATCCGCGTGAAGGACGACGGCACGGGCGGCCGCAAAGTGATCGTCATCGCCAGCGGCAGGATAACCTTCGGCCTTCTCGTGGACGGCATCAGCGGGGTCATCAGCATCGATGAGGCGGCGATCGAGTCGCCGGAGAACCTCACGCAGGGCCACTCGGACCAGGTGCAGGGCGTGGCCAAGCTCGACGGCCGGCTCGTCGTGCTGCTGGACATCAAGAAGCTCATCCCCCTCGACGACATGAGCCTCCTCGAGGACATGGCCGCTGAAGTTTCGGACGCCGGTGCCGACGGCGCCCGGTCGGTGACGCGGTCGGTCCAAACCATGGGGGGCGAGGTGAGGATCAGGGAGCTTCTCGAAGCCCGCTCCTCCTACGAGAAGACGATGCGTGTCGCGGAGAACGACCCGCGCCAGGAGATCCTGAACGACATCATGTGCTTCATGACCGCTGTTTCCGAGCAGAACTACGAGACGGCCGATGCTGCGATCCAGACGATCGTCAAGAACGGCCATGGGGACCTGTTCAAGGAGGTCGGCAAGATCACCCGGAAGCTGCACGACTCGATCAAGAGCTTCAGGGAGGCCGTTGATCCCCGCCTCAAGGACATTACCCGGGCCGAGATCCCGAACGCCGTGGACAAGCTCCAGTTCGTGATCGAGAAGACCGAGGAGGCAGCGAACAAGACGATGAGCGTCGTGGAAAAGTACATCCTGCGCATGGACGACCTGTCGGGCCATATCCGGAAGGTGCAGGGACCGCCCGAGACGATCGAGTATCTCAAGGTGTTCAAGAACGGGCTCGAGGACGACTTTACGGAGATCCTGACCACCCAGTCCTTCCAGGACCTGACCGGCCAGACGATCAAGAAGGTCATCACGCTCGTGAACGACATCGAGGGCGAGCTCGTGCGGCTCGTCACCTCCTTCGGCGTCAAGATCGAGCCGGGGTCGAAAGAGCCTGCGGCTGCGGCCGAGAAGGTCTCCCAGTCCGACGTCGATGATCTGCTCAAGGAGCTGGGATTTTAG